In Topomyia yanbarensis strain Yona2022 chromosome 2, ASM3024719v1, whole genome shotgun sequence, one DNA window encodes the following:
- the LOC131679505 gene encoding uncharacterized protein LOC131679505, producing the protein MLGTNCQPQIGRYSTSLEFLGLPKITIDLPSTSVDTSAWEIPPSIQLVDPSFCSTNPIDLILGAEIFFDLFKVSGRIPLGDNLPVLVNSVLGWVVSGRSSHGQPIAPIIANVATVNDVHRLMERFWSIEEDNASPCYSVEEAACEEHFRRTVTRNTVGRYIVRLPLKQDVLSSLVDNRRTALRHFHRLEGRLVRNPNLHQQYRVFIEEYHALGHMQRVTDYENPPTSCYHLPHHAVVREDSTTTKLRVVFDASCKTPNGPSLNDALLVGPTVQEDQRSIIMRA; encoded by the coding sequence ATGCTAGGCACAAATTGTCAACCACAAATCGGAAGGTATTCGACTAGCTTGGAATTTCTAGGTCTTCCCAAAATTACCATCGATCTGCCGTCGACTTCTGTTGATACTTCGGCCTGGGAGATTCCGCCGAGTATACAGCTAGTTGATCCGTCATTCTGCAGCACCAACCCAATCGATCTCATCTTGGGAGCAGAAATTTTCTTCGACTTGTTCAAGGTCTCTGGTCGAATTCCGCTTGGCGATAACCTTCCGGTACTCGTGAACTCCGTTCTTGGCTGGGTAGTGTCGGGAAGGTCTTCTCATGGTCAACCGATTGCTCCAATCATCGCAAATGTCGCCACCGTCAACGACGTGCACCGTCTAATGGAAAGGTTTTGGTCCATCGAGGAAGACAACGCCTCTCCGTGCTATTCTGTCGAAGAAGCCGCCTGCGAGGAACACTTCCGTCGCACGGTAACCCGCAACACCGTAGGTCGATACATAGTTCGACTGCCACTGAAGCAGGATGTGTTGTCTAGCCTGGTCGACAACCGTCGTACCGCTCTACGTCATTTTCACCGGCTAGAAGGTCGTCTAGTCCGCAATCCCAACCTGCATCAACAGTATCGAGTCTTTATCGAGGAATATCACGCGCTAGGGCACATGCAGCGCGTAACGGACTACGAAAATCCTCCGACTTCATGCTACCATCTTCCGCATCACGCTGTAGTGCGCGAAGATAGCACGACGACCAAACTGAGGGTAGTTTTTGACGCGTCGTGCAAAACTCCCAACGGACCATCGCTGAACGACGCGCTTCTGGTTGGACCAACCGTGCAAGAAGACCAGCGATCAATTATAATGCGAGCCTGA
- the LOC131679506 gene encoding uncharacterized protein LOC131679506, translated as MLIADIKQMYRQVLVDEQDTPLQRIVWRVSPDTSMETFELNTVTYGTASAPYIATRVLQQLADDERDEYPEAAEVLRKDFYVDDLFSGGRNIAETTTLRKQLDALLLKGGFELRKWASNEEVVLEDVPEENRAVQGSVDLDRDPCIKTLGLHWEPSTDQLRYKIQLPTSTTDAPLTKRIALSYIARLFDPLGLVGPIVTTAKIFMQTLWTLKDDDGKIWSWDNELPSAIKERWHEYQSQLHRLNDLRIDRCILLSNPVSVQLHFFSDASEHAYGSCVYVRSTDASRAVKICLLTAKSKVAPLKRQSIPRLELCGALLSAELYEKVTSSLQTHAETFFWVDSTIVLSWLNASPSTWTTFVANRVSKIQTATQNCSWNHVAGQQNPADHISRGIPAETLLQCDPWWQ; from the coding sequence ATGCTGATCGCCGACATCAAGCAGATGTACCGCCAAGTCCTGGTAGACGAGCAGGACACTCCACTGCAGCGAATTGTTTGGCGAGTTTCCCCCGACACTTCGATGGAAACCTTTGAACTAAATACCGTAACATACGGCACAGCCAGCGCACCGTACATTGCAACGAGAGTTCTCCAGCAACTAGCCGACGACGAACGCGACGAGTACCCCGAAGCAGCTGAAGTTCTACGCAAGGATTTCTACGTCGACGATCTGTTTTCTGGTGGACGCAACATAGCAGAAACAACCACTTTACGCAAGCAGCTCGACGCGCTGTTACTCAAGGGCGGTTTCGAACTCCGCAAATGGGCATCCAATGAAGAAGTAGTACTAGAGGATGTCCCAGAAGAAAATCGTGCTGTACAAGGGTCGGTCGACCTAGACCGAGATCCGTGCATAAAAACGCTTGGACTGCACTGGGAACCGTCCACCGACCAGCTCCGCTACAAAATTCAGCTTCCGACATCGACGACAGACGCACCACTAACGAAACGCATCGCACTATCGTACATCGCTCGTTTGTTTGATCCGCTTGGGCTTGTCGGACCTATCGTAACAACCGCAAAAATATTCATGCAGACTCTTTGGACCTTGAAGGACGACGACGGCAAGATTTGGAGCTGGGACAACGAATTACCATCAGCCATCAAGGAACGCTGGCACGAGTACCAATCGCAACTCCATCGGTTGAACGATTTGCGTATCGACCGTTGTATTCTTCTTTCTAATCCCGTATCAGTCCAGCTGCATTTCTTCTCCGACGCTTCGGAACACGCATACGGCTCGTGTGTCTACGTCCGCTCGACAGACGCATCTAGAGCAGTTAAAATCTGTCTGCTGACCGCAAAATCGAAGGTAGCACCCCTGAAAAGGCAAAGCATTCCCCGACTCGAGCTCTGCGGTGCCCTTCTGTCTGCCGAACTCTACGAGAAGGTGACGTCATCGCTCCAGACACACGCAGAAACGTTCTTTTGGGTTGATTCTACCATCGTGCTGAGTTGGCTAAATGCTTCTCCGTCGACCTGGACAACGTTCGTGGCCAATCGAGTCTCCAAGATTCAGACCGCCACGCAAAACTGCTCTTGGAATCACGTAGCAGGCCAGCAAAACCCAGCAGACCACATTTCCAGAGGGATACCGGCAGAAACCCTTCTCCAATGTGATCCCTGGTGGCAATGA
- the LOC131679504 gene encoding uncharacterized protein LOC131679504, giving the protein MSTDRRIKGLKLRQRSLLSSFNAIKQFVDNYDDDDDDCCANEVLVRLESIIKLWADLNSVQAELESLDEANLDEQLKQRTEYESAYYRSKGFLLAKNKNNSLCVSSSPSTNRSPPSSSQVRLPDVKLPVFSGNLDGWLNLHDLFVSLVHSSVELSNIQKFYYLRSSLSGEALKLIQTIPLSANNYVVAWNLLIEHFQNPARLKQSYVDALFESYVDALFEFPSLKSEPASELHSLVEKFEANVKVLQQLGEKVQF; this is encoded by the coding sequence ATGTCCACCGATCGTCGCATCAAGGGATTGAAGCTGCGACAAAGGAGCCTGCTGTCGTCATTCAACGCGATCAAGCAGTTTGTCGATAactacgacgacgacgacgacgactgcTGTGCGAACGAAGTACTTGTGCGCTTGGAGAGCATCATCAAGCTCTGGGCGGACCTCAATTCGGTTCAGGCGGAACTGGAGTCGCTCGACGAGGCGAATTTGGACGAACAGCTGAAGCAGCGCACGGAGTATGAGTCGGCATATTATCGTTCCAAAGGATTTCTGCTCgccaagaataaaaataattcactttGCGTATCGAGTTCTCCCTCAACCAATCGTAGCCCTCCGTCGTCATCGCAGGTGCGTTTGCCCGACGTAAAACTTCCCGTCTTTAGTGGGAATCTAGACGGCTGGTTGAACCTTCATGATTTGTTTGTTTCACTGGTCCACTCGTCGGTAGAACTTTCCAATATTCAAAAGTTCTATTATTTGCGTTCGTCACTGTCGGGCGAGGCTTTGAAGCTGATACAAACCATTCCACTCAGCGCAAACAATTATGTGGTTGCATGGAATCTACTTATCGAGCATTTTCAAAACCCTGCGCGACTGAAACAGTCATACGTTGATGCGTTATTTGAGTCATACGTTGATGCGTTATTTGAGTTCCCTTCGCTCAAAAGTGAGCCTGCTTCGGAATTACATTCgttggtggagaaatttgagGCTAACGTAAAGGTGCTACAACAGTTAGGGGAGAAGGTCCAGTTCTAG